One window of the Macaca thibetana thibetana isolate TM-01 chromosome 1, ASM2454274v1, whole genome shotgun sequence genome contains the following:
- the LOC126955015 gene encoding LOW QUALITY PROTEIN: cytochrome b5-like (The sequence of the model RefSeq protein was modified relative to this genomic sequence to represent the inferred CDS: substituted 2 bases at 2 genomic stop codons): MGNVLGGAGGVACSPPPDVAVCAGPGLWQTEVAEQLEEAVKYYTVKEIQKHNHSNSTWLILHHKVYDLTKFLEEHPGREEVLRXXAGGDTTENFEDVGHSTDAREMSKTYIIGELHPDDRPKLNKPPETLITTVDSSSSWWTNWVIPAISAVAVAFMYHLYMAED; the protein is encoded by the coding sequence ATGGGGAATGTCCTGGGTGGGGCTGGCGGAGTGGCGTGCTCTCCTCCACCCGACGTGGCTGTGTGTGCTGGGCCTGGCTTGTGGCAAACCGAGGTGGCAGAGCAGTTGGAGGAGGCTGTGAAGTACTACACCGTAAAGGAGATTCAGAAGCACAACCATAGCAACAGCACCTGGCTGATCCTGCACCACAAGGTGTACGATTTGACCAAATTTCTGGAAGAGCATCCTGGTCGGGAAGAAGTCTTAAGGTAATAAGCTGGAGGTGACACTACTGAGAACTTTGAGGATGTCGGGCACTCTACAGATGCCAGGGAAATGTCCAAAACATACATCATTGGGGAGCTCCATCCAGATGACAGACCAAAGTTAAACAAGCCTCCGGAAACTCTTATCACTACTGTTGATTCTAGTTCCAGTTGGTGGACAAACTGGGTGATCCCTGCCATCTCTGCAGTGGCCGTCGCCTTCATGTATCACCTATACATGGCAGAAGACTGA